Part of the Ictalurus furcatus strain D&B chromosome 19, Billie_1.0, whole genome shotgun sequence genome, AGTCAATACGCAGGTATAAGTGGTGTGTTATGGCTAAAGGAGTGTTCATGTTATATGTTCGTGAACTACAATAATCtgtcaaaaatcaaagcagGTACTACGCCTTGAAATGAGGATTTCAGAGTAGTGTCCATCATGGTTATGCCCTCTTACTGTGGTTGAACATGATAACATtgcaaataatcagaaatatCATCAGTAACACCAGGAAATGAACGATTGACAATAACCACTTACGCTGTAGTAAGACTTGAGGTAGTGCGTCAGATCCTCCAGGGTGGCTTCAGTGTCTGAGCGATTGTACAAACTATTGCAAGGAGGATGAGCCATGCCATGAGATTGTCTCTCATCTTCTTCCTCCATGCGCTTCAGCATGTTCAGGATGTTAGTGTAGACACTATCCTGAGTATAGATCATCAGCTCCATGTTAAACTGAGTCTTCAGCATCGATTCAGCCTCGGACTCCTTCAGCTGCTTTATGTTCTCGATCTTGGTCTGGAGGAACAAAGGACCATCTCACCATGACATGCTTGAACATGATATTCCCTGACAGCATGCTTCTTGTACTAGACCTTTTGGTTCATGTTTATCATATATTGTCATTTGGTGTTCATGGTCCAGCAAATGTAGGCAGAGTTTCAAACGTGTCTGTAAAGTTCGTGTAAATATGAGGACCTACTTTTGTCACTTTGAGGAGATTCGGGAAGTCCGGAAAGTTGGATTGAGCCAGCTGGATGAACTCATTCCTAATGaaatctaaaaagaaaaagaaaaaaagaaaaacattaatttCTGTAATAAATCTCGATGCACACAAAAGGCAAAGCAGAATGTGGAAGAGAAATTGATGTGGAATCTGTGGAAATATGATGTAGTAGTAAATCGTGATATTTTCCCATTATTTATTACCTTACATGCACAGACAGAATACAAAGCCTGCGAAATAGCTCcatacatttatcttcaaatgaGTTCTTATATGCCATTTACCTGAGATGTCCTTCATTCTCCTGATGGCAGGTTTCTCCAGCTGTTTGATCTGGTCCTTCAGTATAATCTCAAAGGTCTTGTAGTTGATGAATCCTGGGAGTTCTCTGcctctgtatttttcttcatactccTTCACTTCCTTCTCAATGCCCTTGTTAACTAAAAATCCCCTCCACCACAAAAGTAAAGGTTCAGGGTAAAGGTAAACTCCATAACCTTCAGTGTGGTCCATCCTACATCCCATCCCCACTCATGTGTTTGTAAAATAAGAGTGGACACTCCTACTGTACAAGAACACTTTTAACAGATTTATAACAGAAGATATGGCTTCATTATTCTTCATCTATGacttataaatatgtaaatatacaatTTCCTACAACTCTGACTAGCTTCTCAGTTtagataagattttttttccccagaaaattcctatttaaattaaacaaagattATGTTGAAATATAGATGCTTGGTGAAAGGTTTTCAAATGTGCAAAGTCATACCGTAGGTAGTACCTGCGGGAAATAAATtagtacatttttttattgcaatatTTCAGGTACCCAACATCTGTAACGCCCTTGatatacagacacagagataTATCATCACACCACATGTCACTCACATGTCTTTCCTCTTTTGTCTAGATCCGTCTTCCAGTCATTAAACTGTCTCCTCAGAGTGGAGAAGATGTTGACATGTGGCACGCTCTTCGTCTCCTCTCCAATTGTTATGTTGATGGCGTCCTGCGTGAATgctgttattttctaataaacaaacaaatgcctGTAGTCagactgattttttaaaaaagaataaaaactcAGATGCACTCAGTGTAATACGGTAGCGTTTTAGTGaagtgtggctcctgcttgttggaatgaaaacctgcacccacaccggccatttgcagataagattggagaCCCGTGCTCTATACCATTCATTTGCTGTTTGGGTAGAGTTAAATATGGGATTATTTTGTAGATCGTTTATGAACATCTCCTGATTTCAGCTCAACGTCAACATTAGCCAGAAGGTTCGTAAagctataatgtaaaataaaagcagatATAAAGGAAAACGGAATTGAtggtcgagccacacatgatattatggagaagccagtgatcctgacactttctgctctccggacctgcctgatccaacCTGATGCCCTAggtctggatggagctctcatcaactggaggctacagtcTTGCTAAGGATGATACTGCTTGAAGTacaatggaaatggttttggacctcaattccacatttACGTTCTCGTTGTGGTtactgggactacggttgctgtgatggccttgggactgtgattaccacatgcagttttacactcaggtctcttttggtgaacagtggactagttcaacaaacagacttcatgttaagaccataatgaactttatattactttcacactatccgctgttacccagatgaagaCGGGTTGCCTTCttagtctggttcctctcaaggtttcttcctcatatcatcttagggagtttttcctcaccactgtcacTACCGactcactcaatagggataaattcacacttaaACTCTCTAtcgtgtgtttatatatttctgtaaagctgctttgagccAATGTTCAgtattaaaagcgctatacaaataaaagtgaattgaattTGCCGAACCCAAATACGGCATTTTTCATCTTTGTCGGTCTGTGAGCAGGAAATCAATTGGGTTCCTTTCCAGGGATGAAAGGAATAAACAGTATGTCAGAAGATCCTAAGTCAGATAATGTAAAGATaagttttgtttatatatataatgtgtgtgtgtgtatatatatatatatatgtatatgtatgtgtgtgtgtgtgtgtgtaatcatttattcatcagcCACAGAAGGGATGAAAGTAAGTGGTGAAGTGATGAGTTGATCTACAATAGCTAGGCCCTTCgtgttttcctttcattccGGTCTCCAAACTGCTTCAACAACGACCTGCTGCCACTCGCTCTCTTAGACTCTCACCTTTTAAGGTGCGATACATTTCAGAGCTGCTCAAATTAAACTCTGGGTATAGTAGACAATATTTGCAGCAGTACATCAAGTGCATGGTGAAAAACACAGGATATACTAGTTACCAAGGAAACAATAACCAGGAAATGACTTTCCAAGGACGTGTTAAATGATATTATTCCAAATGTCAGGATCTTCGCTGTTAGTCTTTATTTCGTTTTTGTGTACAACTCACATCAGTCAGGAAGTCCATCCATTGTTCTGGATCTGTAGGAGGCCCAGAGTTGTAGCGATCCAGTTCAGTCTGAGTTTCAGCCAACATCAGCTGGATTTGCTCCTTCAGCTGCGGCAGAGatttctaaaacacacacacagccacatttTACTACCAGCAAGTATTTTACTATGAGCAGGGACATTTATGTACCATACAATCTAGCTTTACCTTGATGTGAAGGACAAGTTCGAGTGTGAGATTCTCAGCCAGCTTGGGAATGGTGGCTTTTCCTGCTTTATACGGCATCCTGTGAAAACCGCATTTTTACATTCATCTCACTGAGTATTTTTTTCAACAGcaaccattttttttatagattaaTATGATTAGGACCACTTGTACTAGCTAACATGGTTAATACTCTTGTATTAAAATTGAAATTCTACATACTGCGCATTTAAAGATTCCCGATGGCAAATTCCGGAAAATTCTCAAGACATATCTTCCCTGAGATTAAAATGTCTACCTGAAATGTGGGTGTTCTATAAAGAAGTGCTTCTCCTTCTCGATGGCTTCGTACAGAGAGATGCGGTCCACGACCTCCTGCTGTCCTTGGCACCTGACGACCGTATAGCCTTTGGTGAGGAAAATGATGTCGTTATTGATGACGGACACCACCTCATCCTCCTTGCCTTTGTCCACCAGGTCGGGCTTTGTCAGGATGCCTGTTAtgaacacacatgcaaaatGTTTATGGAAGATATCTTGTGTACGTGTTAAAACATCACTGTGGAAGCGCTGGGCGTGGTCGAGAGGAATGGAGAGCAGAGCTGCGGAAGGTGAGCGGTAAGGATCCCAGACCTGTGCCAAATTTGGCTAATGAGTGTTCTGTTCAGTAAGTAGTGGCAAGAATAAAGAGGGTCGAGACTAGAGCTACGCAAGAGCGAGAGCTGAGCTGCTCAGAGCTGCGTGTAAGCATGTGCATTGACCTATGCACAGGGAAATAAAACTGCTGTACTTTTCCCTCCAAACCGAAGAGAAGTGTTACAGTCACAATTcactatatattaaaaatacagaccaATCGTTCTTTCACCGAGTAGATCGATTTTCTGAACCATCTTCAGCGCTTCAGTAGTGGTAATGTCCACATTACACGGCACCACCACCAAGATGATGGTGTCTTGTTTTGTGATGAACTTTTTCATCAGGCTCTTAATCTGAAAAAGTCAGACATGCACtgatacatttcaaaatgcttcatttgatattttatcagaGTTTACAATGTCATATTTAATCAGTATACCACATAACAAATACGATCCATTTAAATAATCCTTAAAAGCAATTGACCTGTTCTCCAATGTCCTCCGGTTGGCCTTCGACTGGCACTCGGACAATACCAGGCAGATCGATGAACGTGAGGTCGGGAGCATTGGTCGACGTCACCTCCAGGCTGATGAGCTCGTCGCTCATGCCCAAGGCTCCAACTATTTCATTCTGAGCTAAAAGAAGAACATGCACATGAGAcagtaataattaaaacaaaaataagtcagctaggtaaaatatataattaagcaaagctagctagctaacaaaacaGCAACCTAATTAGATAGCGAATGTTTAGGAATAAGTCCAAACAATGTTGGCTTGATAAAATTTGAGAAAGACGCTAATCAAATTAGACTGCTAATGTTAAGGAATGTGCCCAAACAAAGCTAGCtggcaaacacaacacaacacggcAATGGGACAGAATAGTCATAATAcaatcacattttcatttcattttatgcaagtttttatttgtaaaagaaTTTTACAGACTATAGCTTTTACCTCCTCCTCTTCAGCATTAGAGAGGACTTTGTGTAGCTTCATTACAAGTCAAAAAAGTAGCTAAGCTTGCTTGTATTCAACATTAGTCCGCTTAGGACTTAGGTAAGTACTCATTgaaatttgcttgattttgttgtaagcttaataataataataataaataaacagttagtTCCTGTCCACTAATTTGACTGTATAAGTGTCATCCCAAGATTTGACAGCGTGACATTCACTGATAGagtgaaaacaaaccaaatatttGGCCATACTGTGTCTAAAATGTCAGAGACTTGATAATCATTTCCTTATAGAGCTGTACGACTATGATTCACAACATTGTTACCTTTTCTAATCCATCTCTCCACATCTGCTGGATCTGCAATGTCTCTCTCAATGTCCTTGTACTTGATCTTTCCATGCCAGAAGTCCTTCTGTCTGCTCTTCTTCATCTTGAGCTCAAGTGGACATCGTGTCACGATATCTTCTTGATTAACGGCAGAGAATATAACCGTAAAAAAGTCGAATACTCCTCTctgacatttattcatcttttttaaacatttgaagcCATTCTGATACATATGTCATACGTAGCGATTTGCTGTATGTTCAGAAAGTTTCagtgtaaataatgttaaatataaagacTTTACAATCATTACATATCTCTCTATGTTACTATTGACTATTAAGTTTCTACTGGTAATGAACATTACATTAGGCTAACATAACTGTGGACATAATACTTGATAGTGATACTTGCTATgagagtgaaaataaaatgaagatgaagaaatgcGTTTGAAATAGATTAaacctgaaattaaaatttcacGTACGTGAACGTAACTTTATCCGTATTAAAGTTTCGGCTCCGTTAAGA contains:
- the LOC128623028 gene encoding interferon-induced GTP-binding protein Mx2-like isoform X1, whose translation is MKKSRQKDFWHGKIKYKDIERDIADPADVERWIRKAQNEIVGALGMSDELISLEVTSTNAPDLTFIDLPGIVRVPVEGQPEDIGEQIKSLMKKFITKQDTIILVVVPCNVDITTTEALKMVQKIDLLGERTIGILTKPDLVDKGKEDEVVSVINNDIIFLTKGYTVVRCQGQQEVVDRISLYEAIEKEKHFFIEHPHFRMPYKAGKATIPKLAENLTLELVLHIKKSLPQLKEQIQLMLAETQTELDRYNSGPPTDPEQWMDFLTDKITAFTQDAINITIGEETKSVPHVNIFSTLRRQFNDWKTDLDKRGKTFNKGIEKEVKEYEEKYRGRELPGFINYKTFEIILKDQIKQLEKPAIRRMKDISDFIRNEFIQLAQSNFPDFPNLLKVTKTKIENIKQLKESEAESMLKTQFNMELMIYTQDSVYTNILNMLKRMEEEDERQSHGMAHPPCNSLYNRSDTEATLEDLTHYLKSYYSIASNRLADQVPLVIKYKVLQESAEQLQREMLQLMQNYNINDLLEEDNFINIKRNNLKSRQKRLAEALVKLVLL
- the LOC128623028 gene encoding interferon-induced GTP-binding protein Mx1-like isoform X2; the protein is MSASLSEQYEEKVRPYIDLIDSLRPLGVEKDLALPAIAVIGDQSSGKSSVLEALSGVALPRGGDIVTRCPLELKMKKSRQKDFWHGKIKYKDIERDIADPADVERWIRKAQNEIVGALGMSDELISLEVTSTNAPDLTFIDLPGIVRVPVEGQPEDIGEQIKSLMKKFITKQDTIILVVVPCNVDITTTEALKMVQKIDLLGERTIGILTKPDLVDKGKEDEVVSVINNDIIFLTKGYTVVRCQGQQEVVDRISLYEAIEKEKHFFIEHPHFRMPYKAGKATIPKLAENLTLELVLHIKKSLPQLKEQIQLMLAETQTELDRYNSGPPTDPEQWMDFLTDKITAFTQDAINITIGEETKSVPHVNIFSTLRRQFNDWKTDLDKRGKTFNKGIEKEVKEYEEKYRGRELPGFINYKTFEIILKDQIKQLEKPAIRRMKDISDFIRNEFIQLAQSNFPDFPNLLKVTKTKIENIKQLKESEAESMLKTQFNMELMIYTQDSVYTNILNMLKRMEEEDERQSHGMAHPPCNSLYNRSDTEATLEDLTHYLKSYYSIASNRLADQVPLVIKYKVLQESAEQLQREMLQLMQNYNINDLLEEDNFINIKRNNLKSRQKRLAEALVKLVLL